In Primulina eburnea isolate SZY01 chromosome 5, ASM2296580v1, whole genome shotgun sequence, a single window of DNA contains:
- the LOC140831973 gene encoding beta-adaptin-like protein A has protein sequence MAPPAQSQRSPSPSQPSGKGEVSDLKSQLRQLAGSRAPGTDDTKRDLFKKVISYMTIGIDVSSVFSEMVMCSATSDIVLKKMCYLYVGNYAKHNPDLALLTINFLQRDCKDEDPMIRGLALRSLCSLGVANLVEYLVGPLGNGLKDGNSYVRMVAAVGVLKLYHISASTCVDADFPALLKHLMLKDKDAQVVANCLNSLQEIWGLEASTSEEAAREREALLSKPVVYYFLNRIKEFSEWAQCIVLELVAKYVPTDSEEIFDIMNLLEDRLQHANGAVVLATIKVFLHMTLSMTDVHQQVYERIKAPLLTLVSSGSPEQSYAVLSHLHLLVMRAPFIFCSDYKHFYCQYNEPFYVKKLKLEMLTAVANESNTYEIVTELCEYVANVDIPMARESIRAVGKIALQQYDVNAIVDRLLQFLEMEKEHVTAETLVLVKDLLRKYPQWSHDCIAVVGNISSKNVQEPKAKAALIWMLGEYAQDMLDAPYILESLIENWDEEHSAEVRLHLLTAVMKCFLRRPPETRQALGAALAAGLADFHQDVHDRALFYYRLLQYNVSVAERVVNPPKQAVSAFADTQSSETKDRIFDEFNSLSVVYQKPSYMFTDKEYRGPFAFSEELGNLSIGTDSGDHIIAAQGVEANDKDLLLSTSEKEDNQGYRSNGSAYSVPSYDNSTTTGAFESQLDLVSLDNLSTQTSSSLAIDELLGLGMPTAPIPAPSPPALKLNAKAVLDANAFQQKWRQLPVSIFQEISIDPRGVAAMTTPQALSRHMQGHSFHCVASGGQSPNYKFFFFARKEEESSAYLVECIINSSTCKVLLKIKSDDPTTSPAFLEMFQSALSKFGLP, from the exons ATGGCGCCTCCAGCTCAATCTCAACGATCCCCTTCTCCGTCTCAGCCGTCCGG GAAGGGGGAAGTTTCAGATCTGAAATCGCAGTTGCGCCAGCTTGCTGGTAGCCGAGCTCCTGGCACTGATGACACAAAACGGGATCTTTTTAAGAAGGTTATATCTTACATGACAATTGGAATTGATGTATCATCAGTTTTTAGTGAAATGGTGATGTGCTCAGCGACGTCGGATATTGTGCTTAAAAAGATGTGTTATTTGTATGTGGGGAATTATGCGAAGCACAATCCAGATCTTGCACTTTTGACAATTAACTTTCTCCAGAGGGACTGTAAGGATGAGGATCCAATGATTAGGGGTTTGGCATTGAGGAGTCTTTGTTCCCTTGGTGTGGCTAATTTGGTGGAATACTTGGTCGGGCCTTTAGGTAATGGGTTGAAAGATGGGAATAGTTATGTTAGGATGGTTGCGGCTGTTGGAGTGCTCAAACTATACCATATTTCAGCATCGACTTGCGTGGATGCAGATTTTCCGGCTTTGCTCAAGCATTTGATGCTTAAAGACAAAGATGCTCAG GTGGTCGCGAATTGTTTAAATTCTCTTCAAGAGATTTGGGGTCTGGAAGCAAGCACATCCGAGGAAGCAGCTAGGGAGAGAGAAGCATTGCTTAGCAAGCCAGTTGTATATTACTTTTTAAATAG GATCAAAGAATTTAGTGAATGGGCGCAATGTATTGTTTTGGAATTGGTTGCTAAATATGTTCCAACAGATAGCGAGGAGATCTTTGACATCATGAATCTTCTtgaagatagacttcagcatgcAAATGGTGCAGTTGTCTTGGCCACCATTAAGGTGTTTTTGCACATGACCTTATCCATGACTGATGTTCATCAACAG GTGTATGAGCGGATTAAAGCTCCTCTGCTCACTTTGGTAAGCTCGGGAAGTCCAGAGCAATCCTACGCTGTTCTAAGCCACCTTCATTTGCTGGTGATGCGTGCGCCTTTCATTTTCTGTTCAGACTACAAGCATTTTTACTGCCAGTATAACGAGCCATTCTATGTCAAAAAATTGAAACTTGAGATGCTTACCGCTGTGGCAAATGAGAGTAATACTTATGAGATAG TGACTGAACTTTGTGAATATGTTGCAAATGTTGATATTCCAATGGCAAGAGAATCAATTCGAGCTGTTGGGAAGATTGCATTGCAGCAGTATGATGTTAATGCCATTGTTGATCGTTTGCTTCAGTTTCTGGAAATGGAAAAAGAACATGTGACTGCTGAAACTCTT GTTCTTGTGAAAGATCTTTTAAGAAAATATCCTCAATGGAGTCACGACTGCATTGCAGTTGTAGGGAATATTAGTAGCAAAAATGTTCAGGAACCAAAAGCCAAGGCAGCTCTTATTTGGATGCTGGGGGAATATGCCCAGGACATGCTGGATGCTCCTTATATTCTAGAGAGTCTTATAGAGAACTGGGATGAGGAGCATTCTGCAGAG GTTCGTTTACATCTTCTCACAGCAGTAATGAAGTGTTTCTTGAGAAGACCACCAGAGACTAGACAGGCCCTCGGAGCTGCTCTAGCTGCTGGTCTTGCCGATTTTCATCAG GATGTCCATGATAGAGCATTATTCTACTATAGGCTTTTACAGTACAATGTTTCAGTAGCAGAACGTGTTGTAAATCCTCCGAAACAAGCTGTCTCAGCCTTTGCAGACACGCAAAGTAGTGAAACAAAAGATCGCATCTTTGATGAATTTAACAGTCTCTCTGTTGTGTACCAGAAG CCCTCGTACATGTTCACTGATAAGGAATACAGAGGACCATTCGCTTTCTCGGAGGAACTTGGGAATCTGTCCATTGGCACGGATTCTGGGGATCATATAATTGCAGCTCAGGGAGTTGAGGCAAATGATAAAGACTTACTATTGAGTACTTCTGAAAAGGAAGATAATCAGGGTTACAGAAGCAATGGTTCAGCGTATAGTGTCCCTTCTTACGATAATTCTACGACTACAGGTGCTTTTGAGTCTCAGTTAGACCTTGTATCACTTGACAATCTATCTACGCAAACTTCTTCTAGTTTGGCGATAGATGAACTGCTTGGTCTGGGAATGCCCACCGCACCTATTCCTGCTCCTTCGCCTCCTGCTTTGAAGCTCAACGCTAAAGCTGTTCTAGATGCTAATGCTTTTCAGCAGAAATGGCGCCAATTGCCAGTGTCTATATTCCAG GAAATCTCTATAGATCCACGAGGAGTTGCGGCCATGACAACACCTCAGGCCCTTTCTCGACACATGCAAGGCCACTCGTTCCACTGCGTAGCTTCGGGCGGTCAATCTCCAAATTATAAGTTCTTTTTCTTTGCACGAAAAGAAGAAGAATCGTCTGCATATCTTGTCGAGTGTATTATCAATTCGTCCACGTGTAAAGTGCTACTAAAGATCAAATCAGATGATCCAACTACGTCCCCGGCCTTCTTAGAAATGTTCCAGTCTGCCTTGTCCAAATTTGGATTGCCTTAG
- the LOC140831974 gene encoding uncharacterized protein — protein sequence MGYLGDFEKESADSDMTINSGGNALILKEKWVQEFSIKERSHNEKIRLYPMPASTLCTFCMNGESCKVVRSRTKMMNILLEKGKPQDAQSIFNNLIVTGHKPSLVTYTTLLASLTVQKRFEYINPIISQVQKSGMKPDSVFFNAVVNAFAECGNMEEAVKAFLKMKEHGMKPTTSTFNTLIKGYGLTGKPEESSRIMELMSREENVKPNLRTYNVLVRAWCNKMNVREAWNMMHQMVSSGLRPDAVTYNTLVTAYAQNGKTEEAESVIKEMQKNNVQPNERTCGIVISGYCKEGRIREAMRFVYMMKELGVHPNLVVLNSLIKGFLDLSDRDGVDEVLTLMEEFGLKPDVITFSTIMNGWSAAGYMIKCLEIFDEMVEAGIKPDTHAYSILAKGYVRAQEPEKAEELLIAMKNSGLSPNVVIFTTIISGWCSSGSMDSAMRVFGKMIECGISPNLKTFETLISGFAESKKPWKAEEMVQLMEEFNVQPEKSTFLLVSEAWRSVGLTKEANRIMGTFRKNQLEIIPAESLEKIYKKEAVNLSFSRLQIPNVVVSDQKGSFTPTKTKAVNLGSRFEERVSVFSRKQYQGQLNMSAHFFPLCTVLLLN from the exons ATGGGCTACCTGGGGGATTTTGAAAAAGAAAGTGCAGATTCTGACATGACCATCAATAGTGGAGGGAACGCTTTGATCCTTAAAGAAAAGTGGGTTCAAGAATTTTCAATCAAG GAAAGGTCTCATAATGAGAAAATTCGACTTTATCCGATGCCGGCATCTACTCTGTGTACTTTCTGCATGAATGGGGAGAGTTGTAAAGTGGTTCGCTCCCGAACAAAAATGATGAATATTCTATTGGAAAAGGGAAAACCTCAAGATGCTCAGTCTATTTTTAACAATTTGATAGTTACAGGACATAAACCATCCCTAGTAACATACACAACTCTTTTAGCCTCTTTGACTGTTCAGAAACGCTTTGAATACATAAATCCAATTATTTCTCAAGTGCAAAAAAGTGGGATGAAGCCTGATTCTGTGTTCTTTAATGCGGTTGTCAATGCATTTGCTGAATGTGGGAACATGGAGGAAGCCGTGAAAGCTTTCTTGAAGATGAAGGAGCATGGGATGAAACCCACAACCAGTACTTTTAATACATTGATTAAAGGATATGGGTTAACTGGAAAGCCCGAAGAATCGTCCAGAATTATGGAGCTAATGTCCAGGGAAGAGAATGTGAAACCCAATTTGAGGACGTATAATGTACTTGTCAGGGCATGGTGTAACAAAATGAATGTAAGAGAGGCCTGGAATATGATGCATCAGATGGTATCTTCGGGATTGCGGCCAGATGCTGTTACTTACAACACGTTGGTGACTGCTTATGCTCAAAATGGGAAAACGGAAGAGGCAGAATCTGTGATTAAAGAGATGCAGAAAAACAATGTGCAGCCGAATGAAAGAACTTGTGGCATCGTAATCTCAGGATACTGCAAGGAAGGTCGAATAAGGGAGGCAATGAGATTTGTTTACATGATGAAGGAACTAGGAGTACATCCTAATCTCGTCGTTTTGAATTCATTGATCAaaggattccttgatttatctGATAGAGATGGTGTTGATGAG GTTCTGACCCTGATGGAAGAATTTGGACTAAAACCAGATGTGATTACCTTTAGCACCATCATGAATGGCTGGAGTGCTGCAGGCTATATGATCAAGTGTCTAGAAATTTTTGATGAGATGGTGGAAGCCGGCATCAAACCGGACACCCATGCGTATAGCATTTTGGCTAAAGGATATGTGCGTGCCCAAGAACCAGAGAAGGCTGAGGAACTTTTAATTGCCATGAAGAATTCCGGTCTTAGCCCAAATGTTGTGATCTTCACCACCATTATCAGCGGATGGTGCAGTTCTGGTTCAATGGACTCTGCAATGAGGGTTTTTGGAAAGATGATAGAATGTGGAATATCACCAAATCTAAAGACATTTGAGACATTAATCAGCGGCTTTGCAGAATCTAAGAAGCCTTGGAAAGCTGAAGAAATGGTCCAACTCATGGAGGAGTTCAATGTTCAACCAGAGAAAAGCACGTTTCTGTTGGTTTCCGAAGCATGGCGGAGTGTCGGGTTAACGAAAGAAGCGAACCGAATTATGGGCACTTTCCGAAAAAATCAGCTAGAGATAATACCAGCGGAGAGCCTGGAGAAAATTTACAAGAAAGAAGCTgtaaatttatctttttcaaGACTACAGATACCTAATGTGGTCGTTAGTGATCAAAAAGGGTCATTTACTCCAACAAAAACAAAAGCCGTGAATCTTGGTTCGAGATTCGAGGAACGTGTTTCAGTTTTTAGTCGGAAGCAATATCAAGGGCAGCTCAATATGTCTGCTCATTTTTTTCCCTTGTGTACAGTCCTATTATTGAACTAA